One genomic segment of Lytechinus pictus isolate F3 Inbred chromosome 18, Lp3.0, whole genome shotgun sequence includes these proteins:
- the LOC135157546 gene encoding pro-epidermal growth factor-like encodes MASQETNNINITPTYTSETPGEIGSTNTDYFPKTSDAHIEPCEPFYDGYCLHGGVCKWLTGIDKPSCDCISGYRGARCQYRSLATGEEERLFGDYWEVFIIGTIFGIVILLTLIGAIVYVVRKRKEAKTRRRTMEESADAFIQSNFQPGSDIEQQQHHQQQQPDNNQNKAADRYMRLPTNERYPIVETAVDSETLRSTTFGNSHPSSGSFRLQDPPFRKGSNHSTTSVSRESTV; translated from the exons GTGAAATCGGAAGCACAAACACGGATTACTTTCCTAAGACTTCTGATGCACATATCGAACCCTGTGAGCCTTTCTACGATGGATATTGTTTGCATGGTGGTGTTTGTAAATGGCTAACCGGTATCGATAAACCATCGTGCGA CTGTATATCTGGTTACAGAGGGGCACGGTGTCAGTACAGATCGCTTGCAACAGGAGAAGAAG AGCGACTTTTTGGAGATTATTGGGAAGTTTTCATCATTGGaactatatttggtatagtGATCCTCCTAACGCTGATTGGGGCAATTGTATACGTGGTTCGGAA AAGAAAGGAGGCTAAGACAAGGAGGCGGACTATGGAGGAGTCGGCGGACGCCTTTATCCAGAGTAACTTCCAACCGGGCTCTGACATCGAGCAGCAACAAcaccaccaacaacaacaaccggataataatcaaaataaagcagCAGACAGATACATGAGG TTACCCACCAACGAAAGGTACCCAATCGTCGAGACAGCAGTCGACAGCGAGACTCTTCGGTCGACAACGTTCGGCAACTCACATCCCAGCTCGGGGTCTTTCAGGCTACAAGACCCTCCCTTCAGGAAAGGCTCGAACCACTCAACCACATCAGTATCAAGGGAGAGTACTGTATGA